The following coding sequences lie in one Halomonas sp. 'Soap Lake #6' genomic window:
- a CDS encoding alpha-ketoacid dehydrogenase subunit alpha/beta yields the protein MPRFNTLKSEAAWRELITTDKDWKAADANMLHSLLVSMHLIRAFEEKVLELAGQGLVHGPAHSAIGQEGGAVGSVLPMRASDQVNGSHRAHHQFLAKTLHYVSPEGLDLAAPVNEKTQWLLQKTLAEILGLDQGFCRGRGGSMHLRWAEAGVLGTNAIVGGGVPFAAGAAWAHRQAGTGDTAFTYFGDGAVNIGSVLETMNLAAAWKLPLCFFIENNRYAVSTVVDEATAEARLSARGQAFNIPSWKVDGMDPLAVYLATQEAMEVMRRGDGPTIIEVDVYRFYHQNGPMPGSAFGYRSKDEEKAWRERDPLDLVATKMIERKLIDKDDVQSLRHQAQQAMEKAAAELLDMSGKKPAIHDHLWPSRDFVDALVRGDLSEFDDAHYAEQEHFSGKFEERKFIDAVAGVMNRRMEQDERIVVMGEDVHRLKGGTNGATRGLSERFPDRCLGTPISENAFVGLGGGLAMDGRYRPVVEFMYPDFMWVAADQVFNQIAKARHMFGGDGSMPLVLRTKIAMGSGYGSQHLMDPAGIFSTSPGWRIVAPSTPYDYVGLMNAALHCEDPVLVIEHIDLYNVKGPVPTDDLDYLIPLGKAKVLREGKAVTVLSYLNMVHQSLEVAERLGVDAEVIDLRSLDRDGLDWETIGASIMKTNNVLIVEQGSVGTSYGTLLGDEVQRRFFDYLDQPVQRVHGGEASPSISKVLERAACAGPEEIEDGLRRVLAEQGRPL from the coding sequence ATGCCCCGTTTCAATACATTAAAGTCAGAAGCCGCTTGGCGTGAACTCATTACCACCGACAAAGACTGGAAAGCTGCCGACGCCAATATGCTGCATAGCCTATTAGTCAGCATGCACCTGATTCGGGCCTTCGAGGAAAAGGTGCTGGAACTGGCTGGCCAAGGATTGGTGCACGGCCCTGCCCACTCGGCGATTGGTCAGGAAGGGGGGGCCGTCGGCTCAGTACTGCCCATGCGAGCCAGTGATCAGGTGAACGGTTCGCATCGCGCCCATCACCAATTTCTCGCTAAAACGCTGCACTACGTGAGCCCTGAAGGCTTAGATCTAGCTGCCCCCGTCAATGAGAAAACACAGTGGCTACTGCAAAAGACACTGGCCGAAATTCTGGGCTTGGACCAAGGCTTCTGCCGCGGTCGTGGCGGCTCCATGCACCTACGCTGGGCCGAGGCCGGTGTACTTGGCACTAATGCAATCGTTGGTGGTGGCGTACCTTTCGCTGCAGGAGCGGCCTGGGCGCATCGCCAGGCAGGGACAGGGGATACCGCATTCACTTACTTCGGTGACGGTGCGGTCAACATTGGCTCTGTGCTTGAGACTATGAACCTGGCTGCAGCATGGAAATTACCGCTTTGCTTCTTTATTGAGAACAACCGTTACGCAGTCTCCACGGTAGTCGACGAGGCTACCGCTGAGGCGCGACTGTCTGCGCGTGGCCAAGCCTTCAATATTCCCTCCTGGAAAGTCGATGGCATGGACCCGCTTGCCGTCTATCTGGCTACCCAGGAAGCGATGGAAGTGATGCGCAGAGGTGATGGCCCAACCATTATCGAAGTCGATGTTTATCGCTTTTATCATCAGAACGGCCCGATGCCAGGTAGCGCCTTCGGCTACCGCAGTAAAGACGAAGAGAAGGCTTGGCGCGAGCGTGACCCACTGGATCTAGTCGCCACCAAGATGATCGAACGCAAGCTGATTGATAAAGACGATGTACAAAGTCTTCGTCACCAAGCACAACAAGCGATGGAAAAGGCTGCCGCTGAACTACTCGATATGAGTGGTAAAAAACCTGCAATTCATGACCATTTGTGGCCTTCACGTGATTTCGTCGATGCGCTCGTACGTGGTGATCTATCGGAGTTCGACGACGCTCATTATGCGGAACAGGAACACTTCAGCGGCAAGTTTGAGGAGCGCAAGTTCATTGATGCCGTGGCAGGTGTAATGAACCGCCGCATGGAGCAGGATGAGCGTATTGTCGTGATGGGCGAAGACGTACACCGCCTCAAAGGCGGCACCAATGGCGCCACTCGTGGCTTATCAGAGCGCTTCCCCGACCGCTGCCTGGGTACTCCCATCAGCGAAAATGCCTTCGTCGGTCTTGGTGGCGGGCTCGCCATGGACGGCCGTTACCGCCCTGTAGTTGAGTTCATGTATCCCGACTTCATGTGGGTGGCCGCTGATCAAGTATTTAACCAAATCGCCAAGGCCCGTCATATGTTTGGCGGAGATGGCAGCATGCCGCTGGTATTGCGCACAAAAATCGCCATGGGCTCGGGCTACGGTTCACAGCACTTAATGGATCCCGCTGGCATTTTTTCCACCTCACCGGGTTGGCGCATCGTCGCTCCCAGCACCCCCTATGACTATGTGGGCCTGATGAACGCCGCTCTCCATTGCGAGGATCCAGTATTGGTCATCGAACACATCGACCTCTACAACGTAAAAGGGCCAGTGCCGACTGATGATCTCGATTATCTCATCCCGCTAGGCAAGGCCAAGGTGTTGCGTGAAGGTAAAGCCGTCACCGTACTGAGCTACCTCAATATGGTGCATCAAAGCTTAGAAGTAGCCGAGCGCTTAGGCGTTGACGCGGAGGTTATCGACCTGCGCAGCCTTGATCGCGACGGCCTCGATTGGGAGACCATTGGTGCAAGTATCATGAAAACCAATAACGTTCTGATCGTCGAACAGGGTTCAGTCGGCACGTCCTACGGCACCTTGCTGGGTGACGAAGTCCAGCGCCGGTTCTTTGACTACTTAGACCAGCCCGTGCAACGCGTGCACGGCGGCGAGGCCTCGCCGAGCATCTCGAAGGTGCTTGAGCGCGCGGCCTGCGCCGGCCCCGAAGAAATCGAGGATGGTCTTCGCCGGGTACTGGCTGAGCAGGGACGGCCACTGTAA
- a CDS encoding VOC family protein: protein MKMVAPLEVGICCQNLEALKRFYIEQLAFEETSYFKIAADKAGDTGLTKGAYKVVRLQSPYGERLKLLEPQTAPVTANHSDTILERKGNVYLTFIVDDLAAMLAKLKKNGAELLSGDEIVEVRPGTYLVFARDPEGNIIEFVEYSDILGYRPDLVGK from the coding sequence ATGAAAATGGTCGCACCATTGGAAGTGGGCATTTGCTGCCAAAACCTTGAAGCGCTCAAGCGCTTCTACATTGAGCAACTAGCATTTGAAGAAACTAGCTACTTCAAAATAGCCGCCGATAAAGCAGGCGATACTGGCCTAACCAAGGGCGCCTATAAAGTTGTGCGCCTACAGTCTCCCTACGGCGAACGCCTCAAGTTGTTGGAGCCACAGACTGCACCCGTTACCGCCAATCATAGCGACACCATCCTTGAACGGAAGGGAAATGTGTATTTGACCTTTATCGTTGATGACCTCGCGGCAATGCTGGCCAAGCTTAAAAAGAACGGTGCTGAGTTGCTCAGCGGCGACGAAATCGTCGAGGTACGACCCGGTACTTATCTGGTCTTCGCCCGTGACCCCGAAGGCAACATCATCGAGTTTGTCGAGTACTCCGACATCCTAGGCTATCGACCTGACCTAGTAGGAAAATAA
- a CDS encoding pyruvate dehydrogenase complex dihydrolipoamide acetyltransferase — MATEILMPSLAAGMEEATLMRWLKHEGDAVAKGDVLAEIETDKAIMEMESEVDGKLGQILVPASPEAVQVGTLIAVVLDEEESSAVLDTYQTAQTVAPQPDSVDFPASPTPAPSPVPDQASVQRSASLSQTSHAQSSNSAERVFASPLARRLANQAGITLNSLTGSGPRGRIVRLDVERALQQPPAATATVEITSPDAAIPPQGGTDASVERIPNSGMRKTIARRLCESKQTVPHFYLTVDCRVDELLELRSKLNANGSRAKSAYKLSVNDFIVFAAARALRRVPEVNASWTEAEVIRYLDVDISVAVATESGLITPVVREVDRKGLAEITTEVRSLADRARAGKLAPSEYQGGGFTISNLGMYGIREFSAIINPPQSAILAVGAVEKRPVVVGDQLAVGSMMTLTLSADHRVVDGSVGARFLSELKDLLEEPLNLLV; from the coding sequence ATGGCTACTGAAATTTTGATGCCGTCGCTGGCGGCTGGCATGGAAGAAGCCACGCTGATGCGTTGGCTAAAGCATGAGGGCGATGCGGTGGCCAAGGGCGATGTCCTTGCCGAAATAGAGACTGACAAGGCCATAATGGAGATGGAGTCCGAGGTCGATGGTAAGTTGGGCCAGATTCTGGTGCCCGCGAGCCCTGAGGCCGTTCAGGTCGGCACTCTCATCGCTGTCGTGCTGGACGAAGAGGAGTCCAGCGCGGTACTGGACACCTATCAAACCGCACAAACGGTTGCCCCGCAGCCCGATTCGGTAGACTTCCCAGCTAGCCCGACTCCAGCGCCAAGCCCTGTTCCAGATCAGGCCTCGGTGCAGCGCAGCGCGTCGCTATCACAAACATCGCATGCCCAGTCAAGCAACAGTGCTGAGCGGGTTTTCGCTAGCCCGTTGGCACGCCGTTTGGCCAATCAGGCTGGCATCACACTGAATAGCCTGACCGGCAGCGGCCCGCGCGGGCGCATCGTACGATTAGACGTCGAGCGCGCTTTACAACAACCACCCGCGGCAACCGCCACTGTTGAGATCACAAGTCCCGATGCTGCTATCCCACCGCAGGGTGGAACCGATGCCAGTGTTGAACGTATTCCCAATAGCGGCATGCGCAAGACCATCGCTCGACGACTATGTGAGTCCAAGCAAACCGTACCGCACTTCTATTTAACGGTGGATTGCCGGGTAGATGAACTATTAGAACTGCGCTCTAAACTCAACGCAAATGGCTCACGAGCCAAGTCAGCGTACAAGCTGTCGGTGAACGACTTTATAGTGTTCGCCGCCGCCAGGGCGCTGCGCCGGGTGCCCGAGGTTAATGCCAGTTGGACTGAGGCTGAAGTGATTCGATACCTCGACGTTGACATCAGTGTGGCCGTAGCCACTGAGAGCGGACTGATAACTCCGGTGGTGCGCGAGGTAGATCGTAAAGGGCTGGCCGAGATTACGACCGAAGTACGCTCACTAGCAGACAGGGCTCGTGCCGGGAAGCTGGCTCCCAGCGAGTATCAAGGTGGCGGTTTCACCATCTCTAATCTAGGCATGTACGGCATCCGTGAGTTCAGTGCGATTATTAATCCCCCGCAGTCAGCCATTCTGGCAGTAGGTGCGGTAGAGAAACGTCCGGTAGTCGTAGGCGACCAGCTCGCTGTCGGGAGCATGATGACCCTAACCTTGTCCGCTGATCATCGTGTCGTAGACGGCTCCGTCGGTGCTCGCTTTTTGTCCGAGCTCAAGGACTTGCTGGAAGAACCACTTAACCTACTGGTGTAG
- the lpdA gene encoding dihydrolipoyl dehydrogenase produces MMENYQVLVIGAGPGGYVAAIRAAQLGLKTAIVERAELGGVCLNWGCLPTKTLLRSTEILRLAREGTPYGLVLDSAPRFDLTTAVKRSRDVAKQLNRGVHGLMKKNKVTVLSGHARLLGKGKVAIDNAGAEQEVQAKHIILATGARARAIPGFEPNSESIWTAREAMVPKTLPKSITVIGAGAIGVEFASFYATAGSQVTILEAADRILPVEDSEISGLLAEHLRKQGIEIYTGAYVENQETTTCGIKVNFTKGGSPLSVESEKVILAVGITGNVEGLGLENTKIQVDRTHIIVNEYCETDEPDIYAIGDIAGPPWLAHKASHEGVMVAELIAGVEDVHALDPKSVPSCTYCHPQVASVGITEEQALEQGFEVNIGRFPFLGNGKALSLGEPEGLVKTVIDKKTGELLGAHMIGPEVTELISTYALARTLETTEVELMQTVFPHPTLSEALHESVLSAYGKALHI; encoded by the coding sequence ATGATGGAAAACTATCAAGTACTCGTGATCGGAGCCGGTCCCGGTGGTTATGTGGCGGCCATACGCGCGGCACAGCTTGGTCTAAAGACGGCTATTGTCGAGCGCGCAGAGCTGGGCGGGGTTTGCCTCAATTGGGGCTGCTTGCCGACTAAAACGCTGCTCCGCTCAACCGAGATTCTGCGTTTGGCCCGCGAGGGCACACCATACGGGCTGGTACTTGATTCAGCTCCGCGCTTTGATCTGACTACCGCCGTCAAACGCTCGCGGGACGTGGCTAAACAGCTCAACCGTGGCGTGCACGGGCTAATGAAAAAAAACAAAGTAACAGTACTCTCTGGCCATGCCCGCCTGCTGGGCAAAGGTAAGGTTGCCATCGACAACGCTGGTGCTGAGCAGGAAGTACAGGCCAAACACATTATCCTTGCCACCGGAGCTCGTGCGCGCGCCATCCCTGGTTTCGAGCCAAATAGCGAATCCATCTGGACAGCACGTGAGGCGATGGTGCCAAAAACCTTACCCAAGAGCATAACCGTTATAGGCGCTGGCGCCATCGGCGTCGAGTTTGCCAGCTTCTACGCCACTGCGGGTAGTCAGGTGACGATCCTAGAAGCTGCAGATCGTATTCTCCCAGTCGAGGACTCCGAGATTTCAGGCTTGCTGGCTGAACACCTGCGCAAGCAGGGTATTGAGATTTATACCGGTGCCTATGTAGAGAATCAGGAAACGACAACCTGCGGTATTAAAGTCAATTTCACGAAAGGCGGCAGCCCCCTGTCGGTCGAATCCGAGAAAGTAATACTAGCAGTGGGCATTACTGGAAATGTCGAAGGCTTGGGCCTGGAGAATACCAAGATCCAAGTTGATCGCACGCATATCATTGTTAATGAATACTGCGAGACTGACGAGCCCGATATCTATGCCATCGGTGATATCGCAGGTCCACCGTGGCTTGCTCATAAGGCCAGTCATGAAGGCGTGATGGTGGCAGAGCTTATCGCCGGCGTGGAAGACGTACACGCCCTTGATCCTAAGTCTGTTCCCAGTTGCACCTATTGCCACCCTCAGGTTGCTAGCGTCGGGATCACAGAGGAACAGGCGTTAGAGCAAGGCTTCGAGGTGAATATTGGGCGTTTCCCGTTTCTCGGAAATGGTAAAGCGCTATCGCTTGGCGAACCTGAAGGCTTGGTAAAGACAGTCATTGATAAAAAGACCGGCGAACTTCTTGGTGCCCATATGATTGGACCTGAAGTGACCGAGCTGATCAGCACTTACGCCTTGGCTCGAACCCTCGAGACTACAGAAGTTGAGTTGATGCAAACGGTGTTTCCACATCCGACTCTTTCCGAGGCTTTACACGAGTCAGTACTTTCCGCATACGGAAAAGCGCTTCATATCTAA
- a CDS encoding NAD-dependent succinate-semialdehyde dehydrogenase, whose translation MKLQDPNLLKSQCYIDSVWVNADNDHTISVTDPATGETITSVPKCGSNETRRAVDAAELAFQGWHKRTAKERSVLLRRWYELMIEHKEDLALIMTREQGKPLTEARGEIDYAASYIEWFAEETRRVYGETIPSPWNSARLLVLRQPIGVAAAITPWNFPAAMITRKAAPALGAGCTIVVKPASQTPLTALAIAELAHRAGFPPGVFNVVTGSAADIGGELTSNPKVRKLSFTGSTEIGSQLMSESAATVKKVSLELGGNAPFIVFDDADLDAAVEGVMISKYRNTGQTCVCANRIYVHDNVYDIFANKLAAAVAKLKVGHGTEDGVTQGPLIDMRAVDKIESHINDATSKGAKVILGGKRHKLGGSFFEPTILTGVTQQMMVAQDETFGPLAPLFRFETEEEVIAHANDTRFGLAAYFYSRDIGRIWRVGEALEYGMVGLNTGRISTEVAPFGGVKASGIGREGSRHGMDEYLEIKYFCMDGLDR comes from the coding sequence ATGAAGCTGCAAGACCCGAATCTTCTGAAGAGTCAATGTTACATCGATAGCGTCTGGGTTAATGCCGATAACGACCACACTATTTCTGTCACTGACCCAGCCACTGGAGAAACTATTACTAGCGTACCTAAGTGCGGTAGTAATGAGACCCGCCGGGCAGTTGACGCTGCGGAGCTAGCTTTCCAGGGCTGGCATAAGAGAACCGCCAAAGAGCGGTCAGTGCTGCTGCGTCGTTGGTACGAGCTAATGATAGAGCATAAGGAAGATCTGGCTCTAATTATGACACGCGAGCAGGGCAAGCCCTTAACCGAGGCACGTGGTGAAATTGACTATGCTGCCAGTTATATTGAGTGGTTTGCCGAAGAAACCCGACGCGTCTATGGTGAAACTATTCCATCACCCTGGAATTCGGCACGCCTGCTCGTGCTACGCCAGCCCATCGGAGTTGCAGCTGCGATTACACCTTGGAACTTCCCAGCAGCAATGATCACCCGCAAGGCCGCTCCAGCACTCGGCGCCGGTTGTACCATTGTGGTCAAGCCCGCCTCACAAACACCGCTTACGGCACTGGCAATAGCAGAATTGGCCCATCGTGCAGGTTTCCCCCCAGGCGTGTTTAATGTGGTCACTGGTTCAGCCGCCGATATTGGCGGTGAGCTCACCAGCAATCCAAAGGTGCGCAAACTTTCATTTACTGGCTCCACGGAGATAGGCTCACAGTTGATGAGTGAGTCCGCAGCTACCGTGAAGAAAGTGTCATTGGAATTAGGTGGAAATGCACCCTTCATCGTTTTTGATGATGCTGACCTTGATGCTGCGGTCGAAGGCGTGATGATATCCAAGTATCGCAACACTGGGCAAACGTGCGTGTGTGCCAACCGCATTTATGTGCATGATAACGTCTACGATATATTCGCCAATAAGCTTGCTGCAGCCGTCGCGAAACTTAAGGTTGGCCATGGCACCGAAGACGGCGTGACTCAAGGACCTTTAATAGATATGAGAGCAGTTGATAAAATTGAGTCTCATATCAACGATGCCACTTCCAAAGGTGCCAAGGTTATTCTCGGCGGCAAACGTCACAAACTGGGCGGCAGCTTCTTTGAACCTACTATTCTCACTGGCGTAACTCAGCAAATGATGGTGGCACAAGACGAAACCTTTGGCCCACTAGCACCTTTGTTCCGCTTCGAGACTGAAGAAGAAGTTATCGCTCACGCCAACGATACACGTTTCGGCTTAGCGGCATACTTCTACAGTCGCGACATTGGCCGCATCTGGAGAGTGGGTGAAGCATTAGAGTATGGGATGGTTGGTCTTAATACTGGCCGTATATCTACTGAGGTGGCGCCATTTGGCGGAGTTAAAGCATCTGGTATAGGTCGCGAAGGCTCACGCCACGGAATGGATGAGTATTTGGAAATAAAATACTTTTGCATGGATGGTCTCGACCGATAG
- a CDS encoding sulfurtransferase translates to MSSPLVTTQWLQDNLDNERLVLIDASMATVIGKDPIIYDRPMWIPGSRQIDLEGVLCDTESSQTHAFPTEEQVTREAQRLGITTESLVVLYDNQGIYSAPRAWWIFRSMGVKHIFVLDGGLPQWLAEKRDVVSTIEETTTKPGNFVANLDHSRVRNSAYVLHHLDDSRVTVVDARSRSRFLAQAPEPRPGVRSGHIPNSHNLPFTEVLEGNCFKPVSELKAIFITLAPSLQSNNEPQLVFSCGSGITACILLLAAELAGYHQLSLYDGSWADWGSDESLPVA, encoded by the coding sequence ATGTCATCCCCCCTTGTGACGACCCAATGGCTGCAAGACAACCTAGACAACGAACGGTTAGTGCTGATCGATGCGAGCATGGCGACGGTGATTGGTAAAGACCCGATCATTTATGACCGCCCGATGTGGATACCGGGTAGCCGCCAGATCGATCTTGAAGGTGTGCTTTGTGACACCGAATCATCTCAGACTCACGCCTTTCCAACAGAGGAGCAAGTCACTAGGGAAGCTCAACGGCTAGGCATTACGACCGAAAGCCTCGTCGTACTGTATGATAATCAAGGCATCTATTCGGCGCCTCGGGCCTGGTGGATTTTCCGGTCAATGGGCGTTAAACACATTTTTGTTCTGGATGGAGGATTGCCACAGTGGCTAGCCGAAAAGCGGGACGTTGTTTCTACCATCGAGGAAACGACAACCAAGCCAGGCAACTTCGTCGCCAACCTTGATCACAGCCGGGTGCGAAACTCAGCGTACGTTTTGCACCATCTGGACGATAGTCGAGTAACCGTTGTTGATGCCCGATCACGTTCACGCTTTCTGGCACAGGCACCTGAACCCCGTCCTGGGGTGCGCAGTGGTCATATCCCCAATTCTCATAACCTGCCATTTACAGAGGTGCTGGAGGGAAATTGTTTTAAACCTGTTAGCGAGCTGAAGGCAATCTTTATAACGCTTGCTCCGTCTCTCCAATCCAACAATGAACCCCAATTGGTGTTTTCCTGTGGCTCGGGCATCACCGCCTGCATCCTCCTGTTGGCCGCCGAACTCGCGGGATACCATCAGCTATCGCTGTACGACGGCTCTTGGGCAGACTGGGGGAGCGATGAATCACTCCCAGTGGCTTAG
- a CDS encoding iron-siderophore ABC transporter substrate-binding protein: protein MLSFLARCCLTATCLLPLSSAQAQWATINWTIAETLLAIDAPLRGSAQQNGYHEWVGGPRIPDGVTDIGLRSQPNLELMAQLPPTQTFISPMFTSLTERLERIAPVTSFSPYSPGTHTWQEIQTLTRQLGELTGHRLQAAQLINETHALMDTLRQQRPDAPPLLMVQFMDARHVRVFGDNSLYSAVLERINLTNAWDRPTNAWGFSLVGIEALYDYPEATLVVVEPLPVGVEDALVKSGLWQHLPSVNNANLLRLPPVWSFGALPSAQRFAQELVAALSSRNPLE from the coding sequence ATGCTCTCTTTCTTGGCTCGCTGCTGTTTAACGGCTACTTGCTTGCTGCCCTTGTCTAGTGCCCAGGCGCAGTGGGCCACCATCAACTGGACCATTGCCGAAACGCTACTGGCCATTGACGCGCCGCTGAGAGGTTCCGCTCAACAAAATGGTTACCATGAGTGGGTAGGGGGGCCCAGGATCCCCGACGGCGTTACAGATATTGGTTTGCGATCACAGCCCAACCTCGAGCTCATGGCGCAATTGCCACCGACGCAAACATTCATTTCGCCGATGTTCACCAGTTTGACTGAGCGTCTGGAGAGAATTGCCCCGGTCACGTCGTTCTCCCCCTATTCACCCGGCACTCATACCTGGCAAGAGATACAAACACTCACCCGTCAGCTAGGTGAGTTAACCGGCCACCGGCTGCAGGCAGCGCAGCTAATCAACGAAACTCATGCGTTGATGGACACGCTTCGTCAACAGCGCCCCGATGCACCGCCGCTGCTGATGGTGCAATTCATGGATGCCCGTCATGTCAGGGTTTTTGGCGACAATAGTCTCTATAGTGCCGTGCTTGAACGCATCAATTTGACCAATGCCTGGGATCGGCCCACCAATGCCTGGGGATTTTCACTCGTGGGTATTGAAGCGCTCTACGACTATCCTGAGGCCACGCTGGTCGTTGTCGAGCCGTTGCCTGTTGGGGTCGAAGACGCGCTGGTGAAAAGTGGTTTATGGCAACATTTACCCAGCGTTAACAACGCCAATCTATTGCGCTTACCGCCGGTATGGAGTTTTGGCGCGCTGCCTTCTGCTCAACGCTTTGCTCAGGAGCTGGTTGCTGCGCTGTCGTCGCGCAACCCCCTTGAGTAA
- a CDS encoding TonB-dependent receptor — MSLGNTSSTARKVRLLRTLTLIAMGITPATTWAQTTAANQSLDTVTVTGSVPTYGDTPPPAFSGGQIAAGGRVGLIGEKDAMDVPFNVISYTSELMENQQSQTLGDTLQNDASVSVGLGFGIYGEAYKVRGFNLTGDDVAYGGLYGVLPRQIINSDLAERVEVFKGASAFTSGIPIGGSGGIGGTINIEPKHAGDDPMLKLSSGYRSDGYGEVGVDASQRYGDQQQWGARVSAMRGRGDTAIDDETQRDTSVVVGLDYRGDQGRILFDVGHQKLTLDGGRSSVNTGAATQVPAAPDSSLNYTPSFGGTELETNFGMVRGEYDLTNTWTAFAALGGNRTLEGIVSATPRLTDDAGNARVNDFETSNHIDNFASQAGLRGYVLTGPVSHDITVGYSSAYRKFDTDWSFLAAGTTNIYDPVDLSRPDGTPFLGGSVTRTRSQGVTLSDTLGFIDDRLLLTLGARYQALEIDERPNDGSSNRYADRRVTPAVGAVFKTTDNISLYANYVEALQDGGTVTDTTALNFGQHLGIARAKQHEVGAKFDYGNLGGGISLFQIELPSAAVVDGVGNLNNEQRNRGLELSLYGEPTTGVRLFSSATWIDAELTKTQDGNEGNDATGVPKYRFVLGGEWDTPFVERLTATGRVLHTGSQYADVANDLKLDSWTRLDLGLRYTTPVGGADWIWRAGIDNVTDENYWSGASTSFANYLIQGEPRTFKLSATVEF, encoded by the coding sequence ATGTCTCTAGGGAACACCTCTAGCACAGCGCGCAAAGTACGGCTTCTGCGCACGCTGACGCTGATCGCGATGGGTATCACACCTGCGACCACCTGGGCGCAGACGACTGCTGCCAATCAGTCCCTGGATACCGTCACCGTCACGGGCTCCGTACCGACCTATGGAGATACGCCACCTCCGGCCTTCTCCGGTGGCCAAATCGCGGCGGGTGGCCGAGTGGGCCTGATCGGTGAAAAGGACGCGATGGACGTGCCTTTCAACGTCATTAGTTATACCAGTGAGCTGATGGAGAACCAACAATCCCAGACACTGGGCGATACGCTTCAGAACGATGCCTCGGTATCGGTAGGGCTGGGCTTTGGCATCTATGGCGAAGCGTATAAGGTGCGCGGCTTTAACCTGACCGGTGACGACGTGGCCTATGGCGGCCTCTACGGTGTACTGCCGCGACAAATCATCAACAGCGACCTTGCCGAGCGCGTTGAAGTCTTCAAAGGTGCCAGCGCCTTTACGTCGGGCATTCCCATCGGAGGGAGCGGCGGCATTGGTGGCACCATCAACATCGAGCCCAAGCATGCGGGGGATGACCCCATGCTCAAACTATCCAGTGGCTATCGCTCCGATGGCTACGGCGAAGTGGGCGTCGATGCTAGCCAGCGTTATGGTGATCAACAGCAATGGGGGGCACGGGTAAGTGCCATGCGCGGCCGTGGTGACACCGCCATTGATGACGAAACCCAGCGCGATACCTCCGTCGTCGTTGGGCTCGACTACCGTGGCGATCAAGGCCGAATACTGTTCGATGTCGGTCATCAAAAGCTCACCCTGGATGGTGGCCGTTCAAGCGTCAACACCGGCGCGGCCACTCAGGTGCCCGCTGCGCCGGACTCCTCGTTGAACTACACCCCCTCTTTCGGTGGAACCGAGCTAGAAACCAATTTCGGCATGGTCAGGGGTGAGTATGACCTCACCAACACCTGGACCGCTTTCGCGGCCTTGGGGGGTAACCGCACGCTCGAAGGCATCGTGTCAGCGACTCCGCGCCTTACCGATGACGCGGGCAACGCCAGGGTCAACGACTTCGAAACCAGCAACCACATCGACAACTTCGCCAGCCAAGCGGGGCTTCGTGGCTATGTGTTGACCGGCCCGGTCAGCCATGACATCACCGTTGGCTACTCCAGCGCCTATCGCAAGTTCGACACGGACTGGAGTTTCCTCGCGGCAGGCACGACCAACATCTACGATCCCGTCGATTTATCTCGCCCGGATGGCACGCCTTTCCTGGGGGGTAGCGTGACGCGCACACGCTCCCAAGGGGTCACGCTGAGCGATACGCTTGGATTCATCGATGACCGACTGTTGCTGACGCTGGGCGCACGCTATCAGGCACTCGAGATCGACGAACGTCCTAACGACGGCAGCAGCAATCGCTATGCCGATCGTCGGGTAACCCCCGCCGTCGGCGCGGTGTTCAAGACCACGGATAATATCTCGCTCTACGCCAACTACGTCGAAGCGTTGCAGGATGGCGGCACGGTCACCGATACCACCGCACTGAACTTTGGCCAGCACCTGGGCATTGCCCGTGCCAAGCAGCACGAGGTGGGCGCTAAGTTCGACTATGGCAACCTAGGCGGTGGCATTAGCCTGTTCCAGATCGAGCTACCCTCTGCAGCGGTCGTCGATGGCGTCGGCAACCTGAATAACGAGCAGCGTAATCGCGGCCTGGAGCTAAGCCTTTACGGTGAGCCGACGACAGGAGTGCGCCTGTTCAGCAGCGCGACCTGGATAGATGCCGAACTCACCAAAACACAGGATGGCAACGAAGGAAATGACGCCACGGGCGTTCCTAAGTATCGTTTTGTGCTCGGTGGCGAATGGGATACGCCCTTCGTCGAGCGTCTCACTGCCACTGGTCGCGTCCTGCACACGGGCTCGCAGTACGCCGATGTAGCCAACGACTTGAAGCTGGATTCCTGGACACGCCTCGATCTTGGCCTGCGCTACACCACACCGGTCGGTGGCGCTGATTGGATCTGGCGCGCAGGCATCGACAACGTTACCGACGAAAATTACTGGTCAGGCGCCTCGACGTCCTTTGCGAATTATTTGATTCAAGGCGAACCGCGCACCTTCAAGCTTTCGGCGACCGTCGAGTTTTAA